A window from Musa acuminata AAA Group cultivar baxijiao chromosome BXJ3-10, Cavendish_Baxijiao_AAA, whole genome shotgun sequence encodes these proteins:
- the LOC135651396 gene encoding polygalacturonase-like: MAPLTYLLLLVTMLVSNNFPCLGTHLENSTMASLGGERVNNPTIMKSPSGSTQKVVNVQYYGAKGDEDSDSMAFEKAWKKACSSSTPTILLIPKNKRYLLKPMNFRGPCKSRVSFTIMGTLEASRNQKDWDGRISRHWILFSNIDNLTVRGGGTINGNGKIWWRGSCKMDASMPCISAPTALSFNSCKNLRVENLKVMDSPRMHISLEKCTGVDASHLTITAPHESPNTDGIHITHSKNVKIANSFIGTGDDCISIVSGSKNVMATNIVCGPGHGISIGSLGAHNSEAQVSNVTVDTARFIGTANGVRIKTWQGGKGYAKGLTFKNIVMHNVLNPIIIDQNYCDSQNPCQRQVSAVQVMDVLYQNIKGTSASEVAINLQCSNDRPCRHVLLQDVNLVGVGGDSAKSLCSNVQWIKRGTVIPPPRIHD; this comes from the exons ATGGCGCCACTGACATATCTCCTACTCTTAGTTACCATGCTTGTGTCAAATAATTTTCCTTGTTTGGGCACCCATTTGGAGAACTCCACCATGGCTTCACTTGGTGGAGAGAGAGTCAACAACCCCACCATCATGAAAAGCCCCTCTGGTTCTACACAGAAGGTGGTAAATGTTCAATACTATGGCGCCAAGGGAGATGAAGATTCTGATTCCATG GCATTTGAGAAGGCGTGGAAGAAAGCTTGCTCATCTTCTACGCCAACCATTCTGTTAATACCCAAGAACAAGCGGTATCTCCTCAAGCCTATGAACTTTAGAGGCCCCTGCAAATCTCGAGTTTCATTCACT ATCATGGGGACActcgaagcgtcgaggaaccaaaaGGATTGGGACGGCAGGATTTCCAGGCACTGGATACTCTTCAGTAATATCGATAACCTCACCGTTCGAGGTGGCGGAACCATCAATGGCAATGGGAAGATATGGTGGAGAGGCTCCTGCAagatggatgcatctatg CCATGCATCAGTGCGCCGACG GCCCTGAGCTTCAACTCTTGCAAGAATTTGAGGGTGGAGAATCTGAAGGTGATGGATAGCCCACGGATGCACATATCTTTGGAGAAATGTACTGGTGTAGATGCATCTCATCTGACCATCACTGCTCCGCATGAGAGTCCGAACACTGATGGGATTCATATCACTCATTCGAAGAACGTAAAGATCGCCAACAGTTTCATCGGGACCG GTGATGATTGCATATCGATTGTTAGTGGATCGAAAAATGTGATGGCAACAAACATTGTTTGTGGACCAGGACATGGAATCAG CATTGGAAGCTTAGGAGCTCACAACTCAGAAGCACAAGTCTCTAATGTGACTGTCGACACAGCACGATTTATTGGAACAGCAAATGGAGTTCGGATCAAGACATGGCAG GGGGGAAAAGGATATGCAAAGGGCTTAACATTTAAGAACATCGTTATGCACAATGTTCTGAATCCTATCATCATCGATCAGAACTACTGTGACTCACAAAACCCATGTCAAAGACAG GTTTCAGCTGTCCAAGTGATGGATGTGTTGTACCAAAACATCAAGGgaacgagtgcttcagaagtggccATAAATCTGCAGTGCAGCAATGACAGACCCTGTCGTCATGTACTGCTGCAAGATGTCAACTTAGTCGGAGTCGGTGGAGATTCCGCAAAGAGCCTCTGTTCGAATGTGCAGTGGATCAAAAGGGGAACTGTCATCCCCCCTCCTCGTATTCACGATTAA
- the LOC135651397 gene encoding polygalacturonase-like, producing the protein MGEKNRTQFQADATNSSLVAGGNPADSGDDKGTFHGVSICRGLSSTHLEENSTMASLEGERLNTTVMKCSSDSTQKVVNVQDYGAKGDVASTFMAFEKAWKKAGSSSTRSILLIMGTLEASRNQKEWGGRNSRHWILLSNIENVTVRGGGTINGNGKIWWRGSCKVDESMALSFNSCKNLRVENLKVMDSPRMHISLEKRTGADASHPTITTSDEIPNTDGICVTHSKRVKIANSLNLCA; encoded by the exons ATGGGGGAGAAGAACCGGACCCAGTTCCAAGCTGACGCGACCAATTCGTCCCTCGTTGCTGGCGGCAACCCTGCTGACTCCGGCGATGATAAGGGAACATTCCATGGGGTGTCCATTTGCAGGGGCCTTTCAAG CACCCATTTGGAAGAGAACTCCACCATGGCTTCCCTTGAAGGAGAGAGACTCAACACCACCGTCATGAAATGCTCCTCTGATTCAACACAGAAGGTGGTGAATGTTCAAGACTACGGTGCCAAGGGAGATGTAGCTTCTACTTTCATG GCATTTGAGAAGGCGTGGAAGAAAGCTGGCTCATCATCTACTCGATCCATTCTGTTG ATCATGGGGACActcgaagcgtcgaggaaccaaaaGGAATGGGGTGGCAGGAACTCCAGGCATTGGATACTCCTCAGTAATATCGAAAACGTCACTGTTCGAGGTGGTGGAACCATCAATGGCAATGGGAAGATATGGTGGAGAGGCTCCTGCAAGGTGGATGAATCTATG GCCCTGAGCTTTAACTCGTGCAAGAATTTGAGGGTGGAGAATCTGAAAGTGATGGATAGCCCACGAATGCACATATCTTTGGAGAAACGTACTGGCGCAGATGCATCTCATCCGACCATCACTACTTCGGATGAGATTCCGAACACTGATGGGATTTGTGTCACTCATTCGAAGAGAGTAAAGATCGCCAACAGTTTAAATCTGTGTGCGTAA